A window of the Bacteriovorax sp. PP10 genome harbors these coding sequences:
- a CDS encoding coproporphyrinogen-III oxidase family protein has translation MSKRIQSLYLHFPFCRHLCNYCDFYKKVPKDSALEIDEFHSYMKAAMIEHENLMKMNGCSWGPLKTLYIGGGTPSLWGEAGSTFLKNLLQEYKIELAPDCEFTLEVNPGSWTVESLDSWEAIGVNRYSLGIQSLNGHSIKYLDRVHTLEDVFETLEYFNKKKVNYSMDFMLGLPYSKETSRDVIDELERALKYNPKHFSVYILTVKDNYTHYAHLPNEEWIEKEYMQVADFLKSKGFLHYEVSNFALPGYESKHNLNYWKSESVAAVGPSATGFYSESRVRYKWKTKEAKVEIENLDEEAFKLEKIYMAMRSSEGLAPELFQGKPGYDQLIEKWKNAAYVEVNPAGHVYVTSKGYLLLDSLMSDLFSLKLL, from the coding sequence ATGTCTAAGCGAATTCAATCACTCTATCTGCATTTCCCGTTCTGCAGACATTTATGTAACTATTGCGATTTTTATAAAAAAGTTCCGAAAGATAGTGCGCTGGAGATTGATGAATTTCACTCTTACATGAAGGCCGCGATGATTGAGCACGAAAACCTGATGAAAATGAACGGTTGTTCGTGGGGGCCATTGAAGACACTTTATATTGGAGGGGGAACTCCTTCTTTATGGGGTGAAGCAGGAAGTACATTTTTAAAGAATCTGCTGCAGGAATACAAAATTGAACTAGCTCCTGATTGTGAATTTACACTGGAAGTTAATCCTGGAAGCTGGACTGTTGAAAGTCTTGATAGCTGGGAAGCGATTGGTGTGAATCGTTATTCTTTGGGGATTCAGTCCTTAAATGGGCATTCGATTAAATATCTGGATCGCGTTCATACTCTGGAAGATGTTTTTGAGACTTTGGAGTATTTCAATAAAAAGAAAGTGAATTATTCAATGGATTTCATGCTTGGACTTCCATATTCGAAGGAAACAAGCCGTGATGTTATTGATGAGCTTGAAAGAGCACTTAAGTATAATCCGAAACATTTCAGTGTTTATATTTTAACGGTTAAAGATAACTATACTCATTATGCTCATCTTCCCAATGAAGAGTGGATTGAAAAAGAGTATATGCAGGTTGCAGACTTTTTGAAGTCTAAAGGCTTCTTGCATTATGAGGTTTCTAACTTTGCTCTGCCTGGATATGAATCAAAACATAATTTGAATTACTGGAAGTCGGAGTCTGTGGCTGCCGTTGGCCCATCTGCGACTGGGTTTTATTCTGAGAGTCGAGTTCGTTATAAGTGGAAAACGAAAGAAGCGAAGGTTGAGATTGAAAATCTTGATGAAGAAGCTTTTAAGTTAGAGAAGATTTATATGGCGATGAGATCTTCGGAAGGACTAGCTCCGGAGTTATTTCAGGGCAAACCTGGTTATGACCAATTGATTGAGAAATGGAAGAATGCCGCTTACGTTGAAGTGAATCCTGCTGGCCATGTGTATGTAACGAGTAAAGGTTACTTGCTGCTAGATTCTTTGATGAGTGACTTATTTTCTCTTAAGTTGCTATAG
- a CDS encoding glycosyltransferase, with amino-acid sequence MKFSIIIVTYNRHKELFNCLESITRTLTPHPYEVIVIFNGDRTYMEKCSQTFKKFSLHFIHKTTPSAARNLGISKARGEYVFFLDDDCTLPETYFSLVDFTQNWDVLGGPDQTPQVSSTLQSTIGRALSSPLCMGPTYKRHTIRGGYLSSTSEKSLILCNLWFKKSLFTEERFQFNPELFRNEENYLLKELKNSEKVLHHSPHLFVYHQRKNNLESLGSAIIKSGECRIQNIALLPQKKEAFYLLPLLWLGLLCWMTFHPQSILTNAFIVYTALVALYYVVTYKAFSFRYIFLHYFILGTYSIGLIKGIWKFYPMFYSNLRENKSLIKESSSK; translated from the coding sequence ATGAAATTTAGCATCATTATTGTGACCTATAACAGACATAAGGAGTTGTTCAACTGCCTCGAGTCCATCACTCGAACACTGACACCTCATCCTTACGAAGTTATCGTTATTTTCAATGGCGACCGCACCTACATGGAAAAGTGCTCACAGACTTTCAAAAAATTCTCTCTGCACTTTATCCACAAGACCACTCCATCGGCTGCCCGCAATTTAGGTATAAGTAAGGCCCGTGGCGAGTACGTCTTCTTTTTAGATGACGACTGCACTCTTCCAGAAACCTATTTCTCTCTAGTCGACTTCACCCAAAATTGGGACGTCCTGGGTGGCCCGGATCAAACTCCTCAAGTATCCTCAACGCTTCAAAGCACAATAGGCAGAGCTCTCTCTTCACCTTTATGCATGGGTCCGACTTACAAGAGACATACAATCCGTGGCGGATACTTAAGCAGCACTTCAGAAAAATCTTTGATTCTTTGCAACCTGTGGTTTAAAAAATCACTTTTTACAGAAGAGCGTTTCCAATTTAATCCTGAACTTTTTAGAAATGAAGAAAACTATCTTTTAAAAGAACTTAAAAATAGTGAAAAGGTCCTTCACCACTCGCCTCACTTATTTGTTTATCATCAACGAAAAAACAACTTAGAGAGCTTGGGTTCGGCCATTATTAAAAGCGGTGAATGCAGAATTCAAAACATCGCACTTCTTCCACAAAAGAAGGAAGCTTTCTATCTACTTCCATTATTGTGGTTAGGGCTTTTATGCTGGATGACTTTCCACCCTCAAAGTATTTTAACAAACGCTTTCATCGTTTACACCGCACTTGTGGCCCTTTACTACGTAGTGACATATAAAGCTTTCAGCTTCAGGTACATCTTTCTTCACTATTTTATCTTGGGAACCTATTCAATAGGTTTAATCAAAGGTATTTGGAAATTTTATCCAATGTTCTATAGCAACTTAAGAGAAAATAAGTCACTCATCAAAGAATCTAGCAGCAAGTAA
- a CDS encoding ArnT family glycosyltransferase, translating to MQQFLKNKIGLKSLLVLLFFLAVSLVIYYPTLKSDPLWDDWVFLFRSWAIKNVRPWEYWLFGIHRRSWPVFFTTLSLMYKAWGDNTFYYHLTSVVLHSCNGFLIYKILKKLGGSNTLLIALLYLVHPLNFFTVSWIIQLKTLMCIFFFLISLGLFLDHLKDGSKYRYWISVLFFGLSLLSKSAFAPIGLMMIFYKDKAKMVPYLLICVYSVLLTGWATHIKGFVQDPQVTSYFISPAVAEENFSKIEKIEPMTRKLGPPRKRDKDPFNEVALSLNNLTRYSLYVFYPSENLLVQPSTQITYSYKEILSALVLVFLIIFLFFRFYETKKINSLLGLTFFLITLLPLCGVFFIPIFRYSNYVEYWLSVPILGLLVCFSMISFRQVYIKGLLIVAICFFTYKTSATSINTPGPVSMIEKSIESYPDSILTKFILARHYTFKGEYEKSNQILLKERNNPEFKVNIMKDVEENFNLMKSR from the coding sequence ATGCAACAATTTCTTAAAAATAAAATCGGTCTGAAGAGCTTACTTGTCCTGCTATTTTTTTTAGCGGTCTCGCTGGTTATTTATTATCCGACTTTAAAATCAGATCCTCTTTGGGATGATTGGGTTTTCCTTTTCAGGTCATGGGCGATTAAAAATGTTAGGCCATGGGAATATTGGCTTTTTGGAATTCATCGCAGGTCTTGGCCGGTATTTTTTACGACTTTGAGTTTGATGTATAAGGCCTGGGGAGATAATACCTTTTATTATCACTTAACCAGTGTTGTTCTCCATTCTTGTAATGGATTCTTAATTTATAAAATTTTAAAGAAGCTGGGTGGATCTAATACACTTCTTATTGCTTTGCTCTACTTGGTTCATCCACTTAACTTTTTTACAGTTAGTTGGATTATTCAGCTTAAGACGTTAATGTGCATTTTCTTTTTTCTAATATCGCTAGGACTCTTCCTGGATCATTTGAAAGATGGTTCTAAGTATCGTTATTGGATTTCCGTGTTATTTTTTGGACTATCGTTGCTATCTAAATCGGCATTTGCACCAATTGGATTGATGATGATTTTTTATAAAGATAAGGCCAAGATGGTGCCATATCTTTTGATATGTGTTTATTCGGTTTTGTTAACGGGGTGGGCGACACATATTAAAGGGTTTGTTCAGGACCCACAAGTTACTTCATATTTCATATCACCGGCCGTGGCGGAAGAGAATTTTAGTAAAATAGAAAAAATTGAGCCAATGACGAGAAAACTAGGCCCCCCTCGCAAAAGAGATAAAGATCCTTTTAATGAAGTGGCCTTAAGTTTAAATAATCTCACTAGGTACTCTCTTTACGTTTTTTATCCTTCAGAAAATTTATTGGTTCAGCCGTCAACTCAGATTACTTACTCGTATAAAGAGATATTGTCGGCACTCGTTTTAGTTTTTTTAATAATTTTTTTATTTTTTAGATTCTATGAAACAAAAAAGATTAATTCTCTATTAGGATTAACCTTTTTTCTGATTACATTGCTGCCCTTGTGTGGAGTTTTTTTTATACCAATATTTAGGTATTCAAACTACGTTGAATACTGGTTAAGTGTTCCAATTTTAGGCCTGCTAGTGTGTTTTTCAATGATAAGTTTTCGTCAAGTATATATCAAAGGTCTTTTGATTGTTGCGATATGCTTTTTTACTTATAAAACATCAGCTACTTCAATCAATACACCGGGCCCTGTGAGTATGATTGAAAAATCAATAGAGTCTTATCCAGATAGTATCCTTACAAAATTCATTCTTGCCAGGCATTATACCTTTAAAGGAGAGTATGAAAAATCTAATCAAATTCTCTTGAAGGAAAGGAATAATCCAGAGTTCAAGGTGAATATTATGAAGGATGTTGAAGAGAATTTTAATCTTATGAAGAGTAGATAA
- a CDS encoding type II secretion system protein: protein MKNFLRKLTGFSSKSLEKGFSLAEVMVSVAILGIVIMATVSQLKLSSKSATDMAADAEINNITNKIISAIGTTSVCSKNFGGQVQNASYNVLVDINLDKLIVKGEMTGPGGEVKVQNIETKMRSDNEMVLILSFQKKRFGVDMLLGGPKREIPINTILQGDSGTPIEYCFANYDLVIKTAVQQACKGTTAFYNPNRNPPYGVCEHIVKPLSCAPGEFLKKVTANASKQIEFECGKVSEDCPDGQAVSGFDSAGKVMCETIFPSCAAGEVLLKVGGAFTCRRLDCGTATQPELSAFRGFDASGTILCTKITTPGPCPNGQYTTQIDNTGKISCSASPFVGGSCGVGKYINGVNNDGSLKCDPFITLPFDCPIDEAITGIKSDGTPDCEKINTGLKCGGSTKTYNDCRAAGGQIYTGANSHCIFNGGSCPGGWNRCSSFGAQWEVGCRDTSNTFYCNQWTQYRSIAPWLGNGPYGDQGSRTVSCLSWVGTPGTQGRCDAYAGVTLTTRQDTIGCK from the coding sequence ATGAAGAATTTTTTAAGAAAATTGACTGGATTTAGCTCCAAGTCACTGGAAAAAGGTTTTTCACTAGCTGAGGTAATGGTCTCTGTCGCTATTTTGGGAATAGTGATCATGGCCACAGTTAGCCAACTTAAGTTGTCATCTAAAAGCGCCACAGATATGGCCGCTGATGCAGAAATTAATAACATTACAAATAAAATTATCTCAGCAATTGGAACAACTTCAGTATGCTCCAAAAACTTTGGCGGGCAAGTTCAAAATGCTTCTTACAATGTACTTGTAGACATAAATTTGGATAAATTAATTGTAAAAGGCGAGATGACTGGACCTGGTGGGGAAGTAAAAGTTCAGAATATCGAAACTAAAATGAGAAGTGATAATGAAATGGTTTTGATTCTATCATTCCAAAAAAAGAGATTTGGAGTGGACATGCTTTTGGGTGGACCAAAAAGAGAAATTCCAATTAATACGATCTTACAAGGGGACAGTGGAACTCCTATCGAATATTGTTTCGCGAACTATGACTTGGTTATAAAGACGGCAGTTCAGCAAGCTTGCAAAGGCACTACAGCTTTTTATAATCCCAATCGTAATCCACCTTATGGAGTATGTGAGCATATCGTTAAGCCTCTTAGTTGTGCTCCTGGAGAATTTTTAAAAAAAGTTACAGCAAATGCATCGAAGCAGATTGAATTTGAGTGTGGAAAAGTGAGTGAAGATTGTCCTGACGGGCAAGCAGTCTCTGGTTTTGATAGCGCTGGAAAGGTTATGTGCGAGACTATTTTTCCATCATGTGCAGCAGGCGAAGTTCTCTTGAAAGTTGGCGGTGCATTCACTTGTAGAAGATTAGATTGTGGGACAGCTACACAACCAGAGTTAAGTGCATTTAGAGGATTTGATGCTAGTGGAACTATTTTGTGCACAAAAATCACGACACCTGGCCCATGCCCGAATGGTCAATATACAACCCAAATTGATAACACTGGTAAGATCTCATGTTCAGCTTCTCCATTCGTTGGAGGAAGTTGTGGTGTAGGTAAATATATTAATGGTGTTAATAATGATGGCTCACTTAAGTGTGATCCATTTATCACTTTACCATTTGACTGTCCTATAGATGAGGCTATTACTGGTATAAAATCAGATGGAACTCCTGACTGTGAAAAAATCAATACAGGTCTCAAGTGCGGAGGTAGTACTAAGACTTACAATGATTGTAGGGCGGCCGGAGGACAAATATATACTGGCGCAAATAGTCACTGTATATTTAATGGGGGCAGTTGCCCTGGAGGCTGGAATAGATGTTCATCTTTTGGGGCACAGTGGGAAGTTGGTTGCAGAGATACTAGTAATACTTTCTATTGTAATCAATGGACGCAATATAGAAGTATTGCTCCATGGCTTGGGAATGGTCCATATGGGGACCAAGGTTCAAGGACAGTTTCTTGCTTAAGTTGGGTAGGGACTCCTGGAACTCAGGGAAGATGTGATGCGTATGCCGGTGTTACTCTAACGACTAGGCAAGACACTATAGGGTGCAAGTAA
- a CDS encoding prepilin-type N-terminal cleavage/methylation domain-containing protein has product MKKLIRNNKGFTLVELLIAGGIAGGIALVAVTSLRNTRQASNITVVASESSTLKSLIAAQLVNPQGCKKTFPTDTLIVRNNIQIFSSGGAVVVKPGSTFGPAKEFSITDISSSSVPGSNILKLKVDYTLKANLDKVSKKRLYTFTLDLFINKNTAGDKITGCYIDMTGATRKAVAASCKGYEGPPETQSGASYNENDGLYGTCTHDLPEVRNAAGAKVASNLCPPGQYLKNVKSEYNSALPKNTVVLECKTFSVGPCPDWSYVNKVNGTTGAAECVSLAQFYSSGQVLTTLAGRTPTTYVGITLNCPDADQVLRSIRTDGSLECIPKHIETICAANQYVYDIQKIDKNTFQGVCKDFVKLAGCPAGKYLQAAQSDGSPAAVGGCVDQTIPASCGPTEVMIGLNVNGTAKCKVNN; this is encoded by the coding sequence ATGAAAAAATTGATTAGAAATAATAAAGGTTTTACATTAGTTGAACTTCTTATTGCTGGCGGTATTGCTGGAGGGATTGCTCTCGTTGCAGTGACTTCGTTAAGAAATACAAGGCAGGCTTCTAACATTACAGTTGTAGCCTCTGAATCTTCAACTTTAAAAAGTTTAATTGCTGCCCAGCTTGTTAATCCTCAAGGATGCAAAAAAACATTTCCAACTGATACGCTTATCGTGAGAAATAATATTCAGATATTTTCTTCTGGTGGAGCAGTAGTAGTTAAACCGGGTTCCACATTTGGACCAGCAAAAGAATTTAGCATTACTGATATTTCTTCATCTTCTGTCCCGGGAAGTAATATTTTAAAGCTAAAAGTGGATTATACACTAAAGGCTAACTTGGATAAGGTTAGTAAAAAAAGGTTATACACATTTACTCTTGATCTCTTTATTAATAAAAATACTGCGGGTGATAAGATTACTGGTTGTTATATAGACATGACAGGTGCAACTAGAAAGGCAGTTGCAGCTAGTTGTAAGGGATACGAGGGACCACCGGAAACACAATCGGGAGCGTCTTATAATGAGAATGATGGATTATATGGAACATGTACTCATGACTTGCCCGAAGTTCGTAATGCTGCTGGAGCAAAAGTTGCTTCAAATCTATGTCCGCCTGGGCAATATTTAAAAAATGTTAAATCTGAATATAATTCAGCTCTTCCGAAAAATACAGTCGTTTTAGAATGTAAAACTTTTTCAGTGGGGCCTTGCCCGGACTGGTCGTATGTAAATAAGGTTAACGGTACAACAGGCGCAGCTGAGTGTGTTTCTCTTGCGCAATTTTACAGTTCAGGGCAAGTACTAACGACTTTAGCTGGTAGAACACCTACTACCTATGTTGGGATTACTCTTAATTGCCCAGATGCTGATCAAGTTTTAAGAAGCATAAGAACCGATGGTTCTCTTGAGTGTATTCCAAAACATATTGAAACAATATGCGCTGCCAATCAGTATGTTTATGACATTCAAAAAATAGATAAAAATACCTTTCAGGGGGTATGCAAGGATTTCGTAAAACTTGCTGGATGCCCGGCCGGAAAATATTTACAAGCAGCTCAAAGTGATGGCTCTCCCGCTGCTGTTGGGGGTTGCGTAGACCAGACTATACCGGCCAGCTGCGGTCCTACTGAGGTAATGATCGGACTAAATGTTAATGGTACTGCTAAGTGTAAAGTGAATAATTAA
- a CDS encoding glycosyltransferase family 2 protein, with product MKILAGHVILSISFIIPAYNAEKNLRECLKAITALVSLDDEIILVNDASSDSTQKIASQHNCKIINLQKNGGAAHARNHGAKISSKDILVFIDSDVLISKENIENVRSYFQNNENIQTITANVDLENLQLGFFTDFKNLYMNYIISAGSLSVNYVYGSFCATRSKNYTPWPEEIRLTEDSLWGYQQKKSGFTIHSLSELKVKHLKEYSLKSLIRNDFLISSFFARAFLGFNRWNTLYSKESFGHTSKLQKISVILSMIVLMISPIAPFLSLGIFILWFVINIRFFQFLFLQRGVSFSLKSIAWYFFTSINYFIGICHGFCIYFMEKTNLTEEREIA from the coding sequence GTGAAAATCCTGGCAGGGCATGTGATTCTTTCAATTTCATTTATCATTCCCGCATACAATGCAGAAAAAAATCTTAGAGAATGTTTAAAAGCGATAACTGCTTTAGTATCTTTAGATGATGAAATTATTTTAGTAAATGATGCTTCTTCAGATTCAACTCAAAAAATAGCATCTCAACATAATTGTAAAATTATCAATCTCCAAAAGAATGGTGGGGCAGCTCATGCACGAAACCATGGAGCAAAAATTTCAAGTAAAGATATCCTGGTCTTTATTGATTCAGATGTTTTGATCTCTAAAGAGAACATTGAAAATGTAAGATCATATTTTCAGAATAATGAAAATATTCAAACAATTACGGCAAATGTAGATCTTGAAAATTTACAATTAGGATTTTTTACTGACTTTAAAAACCTTTATATGAATTACATTATCTCAGCAGGAAGTTTATCGGTAAATTATGTCTATGGATCTTTCTGTGCAACGAGAAGCAAGAATTATACTCCATGGCCTGAAGAGATACGACTTACAGAAGATTCATTATGGGGCTATCAACAGAAAAAATCAGGGTTCACGATTCACTCGCTAAGTGAGTTGAAGGTGAAACATCTTAAAGAATATAGTTTGAAAAGCCTTATTCGCAACGACTTCCTTATCTCATCTTTTTTTGCACGTGCTTTTTTAGGTTTTAATCGCTGGAATACTTTATATAGCAAAGAGAGTTTTGGTCATACTTCAAAGCTGCAAAAAATTAGTGTTATTTTATCAATGATTGTATTAATGATTTCTCCTATAGCTCCTTTTTTAAGCTTAGGAATTTTTATACTGTGGTTCGTGATAAATATTAGATTCTTCCAATTCTTATTCCTTCAAAGGGGAGTTTCCTTTTCCCTTAAGTCAATTGCCTGGTATTTCTTCACATCCATTAATTATTTCATCGGTATCTGTCATGGATTTTGCATTTATTTTATGGAAAAAACGAACCTTACCGAAGAAAGAGAAATAGCATGA
- a CDS encoding glycosyltransferase family 2 protein, giving the protein MKSDFVSIIVPAYNAQKTIQKCITSLTNLDFPKDQYEIIIVDNNSTDKTEEIIKSFPGVIYTKETTQGRSYTRNHGAKISKGNVLAFVDADVFLDAGWLKHLAVKFKKESIGGGQGRVIPADDDGQASLNNFRIRQQNEATDKTNIILRLKYFESPMVNSAACIYRREAFELVGGFDVLLERHEDIDLAKRVCVSGYDLVAVPESRAYVEYHGEGWWSYFVRSYSEGYTKQSYNIKWRQFFNSHQIEKNDSSPVNLETPEVKTKKKTINLDAIRMNFWMVRDEIFYNVLRSLIYFDFYYSLKAINSTFKSAGRVWGILKNNYPGEFIPKYRLDLLDRSLVVKEKFEFNLDDNFSFFIQEGEIKINENVRFVLQDDAVLYALNIKKNEFVNLGSIELHKKVLNVRDLLNQKA; this is encoded by the coding sequence ATGAAATCAGATTTCGTAAGTATTATTGTCCCTGCCTACAATGCACAAAAAACAATTCAGAAATGTATTACATCTCTTACCAATTTAGATTTCCCTAAAGACCAATACGAAATTATCATCGTCGATAATAATTCAACAGATAAGACAGAAGAGATTATTAAAAGTTTCCCTGGAGTCATCTACACAAAAGAAACCACTCAAGGCCGAAGCTACACAAGAAACCATGGCGCAAAAATTTCAAAAGGGAATGTTTTAGCCTTTGTTGATGCAGATGTTTTTTTAGATGCTGGGTGGCTTAAGCACTTGGCAGTAAAATTTAAGAAAGAATCAATTGGTGGCGGTCAGGGAAGAGTTATTCCGGCCGACGATGATGGGCAGGCATCACTTAATAATTTTCGTATTCGTCAGCAGAATGAAGCAACTGATAAAACTAATATCATATTGAGACTTAAATATTTCGAAAGCCCAATGGTAAATTCGGCAGCATGCATTTATCGAAGAGAAGCTTTCGAGCTAGTTGGAGGCTTTGATGTCTTGCTAGAAAGGCATGAGGATATAGACCTGGCAAAACGTGTTTGCGTCTCAGGATATGATCTTGTGGCGGTTCCCGAGTCGCGTGCCTACGTTGAGTACCATGGTGAAGGCTGGTGGTCGTATTTCGTAAGATCTTATAGCGAAGGGTACACCAAACAAAGTTATAACATCAAATGGCGTCAGTTTTTTAATTCGCACCAGATAGAAAAAAATGATTCTTCACCAGTAAATTTAGAAACTCCTGAGGTTAAGACTAAAAAGAAAACTATTAATTTAGATGCAATCAGAATGAACTTCTGGATGGTAAGAGATGAAATATTTTACAATGTTTTGCGCTCACTAATTTATTTCGATTTTTATTATTCTCTAAAGGCCATCAATTCTACTTTTAAATCTGCCGGGAGAGTCTGGGGTATTCTGAAGAATAATTATCCTGGTGAATTTATTCCTAAATATCGTCTGGATTTATTAGATCGATCTTTAGTCGTTAAAGAAAAGTTTGAATTCAACCTCGATGATAATTTCAGCTTCTTTATTCAAGAAGGCGAAATTAAAATTAATGAAAATGTTCGCTTTGTCCTTCAGGATGATGCTGTTCTTTACGCTCTAAATATCAAAAAAAATGAATTTGTAAATTTAGGAAGTATTGAATTACATAAAAAAGTTTTAAACGTAAGAGATCTACTTAATCAGAAAGCATAA
- a CDS encoding twitch domain-containing radical SAM protein — MNKKFCPVPWSYVALKNNGDFRVCCHANASDERGLLRKTDQTKFNIATDSISHARQSQLMSEVRLSMLNNETHSTCIRCDKEDLAGMHSRRQYEKERAASVLSLEQARALTNADGSLQLEKTPVRFMDLRFSNRCNLKCRMCGPTDSEFWYDDYVKVWQQTMFTDGGEEVQLSQNSKGKWIAETQQYKWVDEDNSWSEIKANLSELEYIYIVGGEPLLVMGHVEILRECIARNVAGNITLEYNTNLTLLPDEVLELWKHFKKVRVGISIDGVKKVNDYIRSPSKWEQIEFNFKKLMDYNLNDNFEVWFSLTYQAYNAYHIVEVFEWIKNEFLMPKNSSFYKVKLKTHPLHKPDHLSVKILPRKNKDELALIYKNYIQKLEEERKAYVTSKRFNKFVDTTTATLNSFLSFMEDEDLSSHLDTFLRFTKDLDSMRSENISTVIPEIGKMIHG, encoded by the coding sequence ATGAATAAAAAATTCTGCCCTGTACCCTGGTCTTATGTAGCATTAAAAAATAACGGGGACTTTCGAGTCTGTTGCCATGCCAATGCTTCAGATGAGCGAGGGCTTCTTAGAAAAACTGATCAGACAAAATTCAATATTGCGACAGATTCCATTTCTCATGCCAGACAAAGTCAGCTGATGAGTGAAGTTCGTCTGTCGATGCTAAATAATGAAACTCATTCTACATGCATTAGATGTGACAAAGAAGATCTAGCAGGTATGCACTCGCGTAGGCAGTATGAAAAAGAAAGGGCAGCGAGTGTACTCTCACTAGAGCAGGCGCGCGCGCTGACAAATGCAGATGGTAGTCTGCAATTAGAAAAGACTCCAGTGCGTTTTATGGATTTAAGATTCAGCAATCGCTGTAATTTAAAATGCAGAATGTGCGGACCTACAGATAGTGAGTTTTGGTATGACGACTACGTAAAAGTCTGGCAGCAGACTATGTTTACTGATGGTGGTGAAGAGGTTCAATTAAGCCAGAATTCCAAAGGGAAATGGATAGCAGAAACTCAACAGTATAAATGGGTGGATGAAGATAATTCATGGAGTGAGATTAAGGCCAATCTCTCGGAGCTAGAATATATTTATATTGTTGGTGGAGAGCCGCTTTTAGTTATGGGGCATGTGGAGATTTTAAGAGAGTGTATTGCTCGAAATGTTGCTGGGAATATCACCCTTGAATACAATACAAATCTAACACTGTTGCCGGACGAAGTTTTAGAACTTTGGAAGCATTTCAAGAAAGTGAGAGTTGGTATTAGTATTGATGGAGTAAAAAAGGTTAATGACTATATTCGCTCACCCAGTAAGTGGGAGCAGATTGAATTTAATTTTAAAAAATTAATGGATTATAATCTGAATGATAATTTTGAAGTATGGTTTTCTCTTACTTACCAAGCTTATAATGCTTATCATATAGTTGAGGTATTCGAATGGATTAAGAATGAATTTCTTATGCCTAAAAATTCTTCATTCTATAAAGTTAAATTAAAAACACACCCTCTTCATAAACCAGATCATCTTTCAGTTAAAATCTTGCCTCGTAAAAATAAAGATGAGCTTGCTTTAATTTATAAGAATTATATCCAGAAGCTCGAAGAGGAAAGAAAAGCGTATGTTACGAGCAAGAGATTTAATAAGTTTGTAGATACGACAACGGCTACTTTAAATTCTTTTTTAAGTTTTATGGAAGATGAAGATCTCTCATCTCACTTAGATACCTTTTTGCGATTCACAAAAGATCTAGATAGTATGCGTTCTGAAAATATTAGTACCGTGATACCAGAAATAGGAAAGATGATTCATGGATAA